The Barnesiella intestinihominis YIT 11860 DNA window TTTCGGAGACGATATCCACTCTTTCCCATTATATCGCGATGTAGGGTGTGTTATCTCGGATCGGCGATACAACGTTTTATCTTGCCCCCAATAAGCTATTTCCCCGGCAACACCCACCACATCAATTATTATACCATCGCGACAAAGCGCAACAGCATCATTCCCATTGAAATTGAGAGGCGAAGTTTCTCCCCCGGGAATAATCTGCGAAGCCTTAGCGATTAACTCCCCATCAGTCGATAGCGAATTTAATAATAAATAGGTCTCTCCGTTATTTAATATAGAAGTTCCTAACGGAGTATCGTTCACGAAAGAACCACTGCCATTAACCTCCATTCGCAAACTGTATGCAGAAAGGTCGACCGGGACTCCTGTTCCGTTATAGATTTCAATCGCTTTATTATACCCCGCTCCCTCGACATAAGCCGAAATAATCAAATCTCCGGCAGAGGTATTCCCCGACCAAAGAGAAACTTGGTAATCGATAGCTTCGGGGTAATTAACCCAATGTATCAAAGCCTCGGTGGCCGTAACATCGGATGCCGAGGTTTCTATAAACGAAGGGACTGAAACTACTTGTACCGGTATGCGGTACGGGGTCTCAATGCCCCCTCCCGAAATAATCACCGTATCGCGATATTCTCCTTTCCTCAGCTCTCGACACGATATTTCAACTGTACAACCATCGTGCACTTCTTGTGCCGACACTTCGTAATCGGAAAGTTCAAATATGCCTCCTATCGCCCACGAGAGGGACAAAGGAGAGGTGAGGTTGTTTCCCAATATATCAAGTTGTTCGCTTTTATTATCACCCAACATAATCACCCCCATATCCATGATTTGATCCCGACGAGGCAAAGCCAAGAAAGGGAGAGTCTCTGCGGGGAACCTGAACGGGTCTTCCCGATGAGCTCCCCATATATACTCGACCAAATCGGGATAATCTATATAAGGATTTCGATTCCCCTGTATGGTATAAACCGAATCGTTCCTCGCCAACTCTCTTTCGCACGGAGGGTCTTGCGAATGCCACTCCAACAGCATGTCCAACGCCCACTCTTTCCATACCGGATAAGTATTGTTATCGAGCATAGGCGACTGCCAATAGTCACACAAGTTTTCATAGGCCGTTACGACATAGAAATAGGCACGAGCAAAATCGCCCTTATACTCGTCGGCAGGTTCGAAGCAACGGTCGGTATAATCTACTCCCCAACCATTCTTTCCTACCTTCGAGATCCCATTGTCAAAGCCGGAAACTCCCGTGACCTCACCCAACGGCAAATTGTTTTTAGCGGAATTGGCCGATCCGTCTGCCGGGAACAAATGATGCAAATCCCTATAAGCATTATTTTCATAAGCGCCCCACCAACTTTTCGGGAAAGAGTGCTCTATATGCATGCCCCCGACGGCATTAAAGCCATCGAAATAGCGTATTTCATCGGAATACCTGTCCCACACACTGCCATCTTCTTTACGGTCTGTTCGGGAGAAGCCCTCCCACGTGGCATCTTCCCCACTGCCGTAACCGAGTGTATGCATCGAACTTATTATCTCGCATAATGCAGTTTTCAACTCAGCTCCATGTTTTCCATCGGCCGCATAATAATAGCCCGCAGGAACTGTGGCATCAAGCCGAAATCCCAGAAACGAAACGCCCAATACCCCGAAAATTATCCGGGCACAATTTTTCATAGTACTCATAATACAGATTTCTAATCTCAACGCGAGCTATGCACTCTCACCGTATTTTGTAACGACGGAGATACAACCCTCACGATATAAATTCCTTCGGGCAACTCCCATTCGACCTCCTCGCTATGCAAAATCCGCGAGCCACACAAACGCCCGTCCATCGTATACCACGAGGCAACAGCATTCATCGGGGCATTGAGTATATGCAACACATTCCCAGAGGTAAATATCAAAACACGATCTGCCTCCATATCATCGACAGCTGCCGACCACGTAGAGACCGAAATCGTATTAGACTCCGACTGAGCCTCTTCCCCGATATAAGGAGTCACCGTATAATGATACTGCACAGCGGGAGTTAAATCGGATACCATATATTCGTTTACATCTCCTACCCGACGAGGATATCCATCTAAAACAACAGGGGTAGAACCTCCGCCGCTTTTCACTTTAACGCTGTGCAAATAGACACGATGGGTTTTTTCTGCTTTGAACGTAATCTTCGATGACTTCGTCCCTCCTTTGAAAGGAATTGTTTTCGTCACCGTCCCTTCCGGTAACGATATTTCATCGACAGGTTCATCATCTACCAGAATGTACAAAACCGAATTATCGGTTGTTTTGTAAGGCGATGCCTCCACTGTTATAGACACATCGTCTGCCGACAAATCGACCACCGGAGAAATGGCGCTACCATCATCTTTACCTGAACCTAATCGTAATTTTCCCGATTCAACAGCAGTATATCCCTCATAGGTCCACGAATCGGGCTTCGACGAAAACGTCACGTCCAATATGTCCTTCTCAGGAGCACTCGACGAATAGTCGTCGTACCACACATTCAATTCATAATCGGTTGCTTCCGATTTCGGAGTCCAAACCGCCACAAAAGAATTTTTCGTAATATCCTTCGCCGGCAATGCGACAAAATCATCGATAGCCTGTCCTTTCAAATTAACGATAATCGGAGACTTTAACCCACCTCCCGATATTTCCAAAACAGCTTCGTGCGAACCTACTACCGAAGAACGATAGGCTAACTCGACAGTCGTTCCATTATTAACCTCATCGGCTGTAAGTTCCCGACGATTCACCGAAAAGCACTCACTATCATTACCCCCTACTTCAACCGAAACAGTACTCTCGATATTACGTCCTCTAACAGACAGTTGAACCGTTACCGGTGAAGAACTATTCACCGAAGCGATTCCCATATCGACAGTCGATCCGTTTCGAGGAGCCTCGATATACGGAGCATCTCCTCCATCTGGCATAAAGGGGATATTACGACTGTCTCCAAAGATGAGATCGACCAATTCGGGATAATCGATAAACGGGTTCCGATTTCCTTGACGCGACTCATAGACAGCTTCATTTCTATCCAATTCTTTTTGGCTAACGGGGTCTTGTTCGTGCCAACGAAGTAACATATTGAGTTGCCAATCGATAATATGAGGATAATTAGAAACAAATATACTTCCCCAATTCGTTATACGGTTTTGATACCGAGTAGCAAAGTAGAAATAAGTACGCGCAAAATCTCCTTTATATTCATCGTTCGGCTCGAATACCGTACCCGAATAACCGGGAGTCACACATTTCCCCCATTGGGAAAATCCATTTTTTGAGCTCGATGCGCCAGAGCCTACCTCTCCAAACGGATTATTACTACGCATTCCGTTTATTTTTCCATCGGTTGGATAGACATGCCACACATCGGACTTCATAGGCGACTGCTCACTAAACCAGCTTTTAGGAACCGAGTGCTCCCTGTTATAGCAATCGCCTTCAACCCCATATGTGCCACATTGATCGGTTCCAAAAGTATAGTTCGTTACATCGGAATACATGTCCCACACTTTCCCATCGGAACGTCTATCTGTCGTTTTATAAAGATTCCACAAGCCATTATAACCTACATCGGTTGCATCGTTTAAGATGGTAGACAAACTTTTTTGCAAATCCTCACCGCTTTTTCCAACAGCATCATCATAATATCCGGCAGGAATCTCTGCAAATACAAAGAACGGAAACAAGCAAGTCAAAACGACAAGCAACAAACAGTTACGTGAAATACAGCTCATTATCTATTATTTAAGTTATATTTTTAGAAAAGGGACGTAAAGATAATAATAAAATATCAAAACCGTTTTAAAATCGATGGATTTCACAAAAAACAACAAAGCCGACTATCTATTAAGATGTCGGCTTCTATCTATATAACTAACCTGTTCTTTTAATCTACCCCTGAATCGAGCACTCCCGAAAAGCCTCGTTTTTTATCTTTCCAAATCTGATACCTATAAACCAAGCAAGTCGTCACAAAATAAACTCCCGTCAGAATCCATAACATCGTATAGGCATGACGCACATCATAAATACCAGCCCCGGCCGTATTCATACGTACAAAGCCTTCTATTCCCCAAGTAGACGGAATGAGAGCACCCAACCACTTCCAGTACTCCGGCATGGCATAACGAGGCCATGTAATACCCGATATGAACAAAAATATAACCGAAGTAAAGACAAACAACAAGAAAGAACTTTCACGTTCTCGAACAAATATAGATAGCGTCATTCCAAAAAATATAGAAGATAACAAGAACGGAACGGCAAAAGAATAAATTTCTACCTGACTACCTATCTGCGGATATTTAAAAAGCCACGGAATAAAATGTAATATGTATGCCGTACATAAAATATACAAGCTAAAATAGCACAATGATTTGCCTATCACCAAATGCAATACATTATTGTGCATATGTTCTCGTCCACTGTAAAACAGGTGTAACTGTCGATGTTCATAAATTCCCCCAGCCATCATACCAATTCCCAAAATAAGGCTCTGCTGTAAAATCAACACCAATATGGCAGGCAATAAAAACGATGCCAAACCCGACTCTGGATTATACAAATTAATAGAGCTATACGGAATGGGTTGTGTCGCTACATTGATTTGTTCCTGCGTGGCTCCACCCAAAGCCTGAGTCTGTAACTTTCCTCCGAGGTTCATCGTCACATCGGTTAACGCAATTAAAAAACCTTTGTAATTCAAGAGAATACTCATATCCGAATAGAACGAAACGACACTTTGTTCACCTCGCTCTATTTTTCGACTGAAATCTTCCGGAATAAACAATATTCCATAACAACGCTTTTCATACATCATGTGCTTCGCCTCGTCCATATCGGCACAATACGAAACAATATGCGCATTCGGTGTCGCGTCCATCTCACGAGCGAGCTCCCGGCTCAAAGGGGTACGGGCATTATCCACGACGACCATAGGCACTTCCCTCACTACCTCAGGGTTATACACTGCGGCATATACAATCGGATAAGCGAATGGTAAAGCAAAGAAAAACAGCACGATTCCCAAATCATGAAAAACAGCACGGTATTCCCGCCGCCAAATGTAATAAATGTCGGACAAACCTATTTTTATAGAATGAAACAATTTCATATCATTTTATTTTTACATCACGGTACATATACTTGACGCATCAAAGCCTTTTTCAACCGGGGTAACAACGGAGTGGATGCCACCGCAAACAAAATCAATGCGACATAATGTACACGCGAATAATAAAGAGGTATTCCATTCAATGCCTGATCTACATAAATCAAAAAATAATGCCGTACAGGCAACACATACGAGATAGCTTGGAACGGCAAATACATAGCCGGCACAGGGAAAGAAAATCCCGCGATAGAAAGAGACAAGACTCCCACCAGACCACCGACACTCAACCCAATTCTTAACGAAGGCGCAAAACACATAATAATTACCGCAAAACTCTGTGAAGCGACAACCAACAAGAACATCGCGAAAATCATGTGCCAAATGCTGTTATGCATCGGGAAATGCAAATAACCGTATAGCAACGACAAGTATAAAAGCCCCATCGAAAAAAATATGATCGTTTGGGGAATGAGTTTACCTGTAATAGCAATAATAATCGAATCGTCGGCAGTCCGCAGCCATTCTCTCGACGTGGCTCGTTTCATCTCAGATCCGATACTGAAAACCGTAACCAACAGAATCATCAATTGCAATAACCCGGGAAGGAAAGAATTATTCAGATAAACCGAATAGCTAATCCACGGATTGCCCAACGCATGCATATCCGTCGCTATCGGCTGCAACTTAGCCATAATCTGTGACTCCTCGGCTCCCGCAGAAAGTAACACTTGGCGCACGACTGCACCCGAAGCTAACACCGACATGGTTTTGAAACTTTTATATAGCAACGACGCAGGAATGTAATAGGCATCATTCGTATAAAAAGAAATCTCGGGTTGACGACCGGCGATAGCCTTCGCTTCAAAATCCTCAGGAATAATCAAAAATCCGAAAATATCACCCGACTGCATCAACTCCCGAGCCTCGGTAAAGCTATTCAACTTATAGGTAACATCGACCGACTCCTGAGATCCAAGCTGTTGAATAAAATTCCTAGACGTAGAGGTGTGATCGTGATCAACAATCGCTACCGGAATCTTATGAGGTAACCCTTCGTGCATCAAGGAAAGCAGGAATATGCAACTGAATAGCGGCGCTCCTACCATACAAAGTACATAGATAGGACGCGAAACCAGTTGTTTCAATTCCCGGACAATAGTAGCCCAAAGCCCCGTTTGATATTCCATTCGTTCTGACATATAGACATTCTCGAAGTTACAGAACTTCCTTTTTACTTTTTATCTCTTTTCAACAATACCGACATTCCCGGACGTAGATTATCGACCGGTTCGACCGGACGGGCTTTCACTTGGAAAGTTTTAGCATCGTATTGCCCGGTAACTTTCGTAGCGCGCCATACCGCATAAGATCCCATATCCCGAATATAAAATACTTTCAAAGTCACTTCCTTATTTTCCAATGCCGGAATTATGGCCTGTACTTCGGCTCCCATAGTCAAATTTTCTAACAAATCTTCCCGAACATTGAACGAAACCCACATATCGTCGAGTTTCAATACATTCATAATCGGAGCACCTAAACTCACCAATTCCCCCACATTCGGAAAAATATCGAAAATTTCACCGTCGGTAGGAGCCGTCAGATAAGAATCCGACAAAATAGACTCGACCTCTGCGACACTACCTTGTGCGGCGGCGACCATAGCGGCAGCGGCAGCCTTATCCTCGGCCTGCGCACCGGCCTTTGCCATTTCATATTGCGATTTAGCCGCACTTTCAGTAGCGACCATTGCTTTATAAGCAGCCTCGGCTTCATCGCGTTTTTGTTCCGAAACTACTCCTTTCTTATACAACGACTGCATACGCTCATACGTCTTCTTGGCGATCGTTAAGCCGGCTTGAGCCTGTTGCCACATATCATAAGCAGAATTCAACAGTTCCACACGCGTACCACTGTCCACCTTTTTATTCTGAGCCTTAGCTACGGTTTCCATAGCCTCGGCCTGTGAGAGTTTCGCCTCTACCAACGAAGAATGAATATGTACCAATGTATCCCCCGCCAGAACATGCTGTCCCTCCTCTACCATGAATTCGACCACTCGGCCGGGCAACTTTCCTGAAACCCGTACTTGTGTCGCTTCGGCCTGCCCTTGAATAATTTGGGGCTCCGGTTTAAGCAAAAATAATCCGATCAAGGCCAAAACAACTATAATGACAATCAAAGCAATGAGGCCTACGACCAAACTGCGCTCTTTCTTTTCTCTTAGATTTTCCATTGTAAATCTGTTTTGCTATTTTTTATATTTTCTATTTTCAATATTTCATAGTACCCAAAGCCTTAGCCAAATAAACCTCGC harbors:
- a CDS encoding endonuclease; amino-acid sequence: MSTMKNCARIIFGVLGVSFLGFRLDATVPAGYYYAADGKHGAELKTALCEIISSMHTLGYGSGEDATWEGFSRTDRKEDGSVWDRYSDEIRYFDGFNAVGGMHIEHSFPKSWWGAYENNAYRDLHHLFPADGSANSAKNNLPLGEVTGVSGFDNGISKVGKNGWGVDYTDRCFEPADEYKGDFARAYFYVVTAYENLCDYWQSPMLDNNTYPVWKEWALDMLLEWHSQDPPCERELARNDSVYTIQGNRNPYIDYPDLVEYIWGAHREDPFRFPAETLPFLALPRRDQIMDMGVIMLGDNKSEQLDILGNNLTSPLSLSWAIGGIFELSDYEVSAQEVHDGCTVEISCRELRKGEYRDTVIISGGGIETPYRIPVQVVSVPSFIETSASDVTATEALIHWVNYPEAIDYQVSLWSGNTSAGDLIISAYVEGAGYNKAIEIYNGTGVPVDLSAYSLRMEVNGSGSFVNDTPLGTSILNNGETYLLLNSLSTDGELIAKASQIIPGGETSPLNFNGNDAVALCRDGIIIDVVGVAGEIAYWGQDKTLYRRSEITHPTSRYNGKEWISSPKDDFSRIGLFRMQLDDKREYIQTDKSIGLVQNYRFTELRPLTRYTYQVSAVIPSGIVKAAYSMQFETDSLAVPQLLDASDITDSTFRINWEEVQGADNYEIICFTQTGEQHVYTEGFDEVDSSGKPLPDNWEGTASGNYTSVASSGVSAPSVALKNTGEYLQTPRYNEGIVKFSFMYRFASSGTGSYIVVEKESDNSWTAIDTLRYVDTSKNYPEYTFSIDEQVTSVKVVYAHKEKGNVAVDDASITYGAYVKDIFSQEKVGNITTHVIEGLSPQTEYGYQVRSVCKDVVSNWSSVQRAVTADISAVTSVRSCDPLVYVSGRQIIIATLCGSERISVYNLSGQMLYAVAAEGKNQIAINVDRGIYIIKIEARNKIFNKKIIL
- a CDS encoding ABC transporter permease; this translates as MKLFHSIKIGLSDIYYIWRREYRAVFHDLGIVLFFFALPFAYPIVYAAVYNPEVVREVPMVVVDNARTPLSRELAREMDATPNAHIVSYCADMDEAKHMMYEKRCYGILFIPEDFSRKIERGEQSVVSFYSDMSILLNYKGFLIALTDVTMNLGGKLQTQALGGATQEQINVATQPIPYSSINLYNPESGLASFLLPAILVLILQQSLILGIGMMAGGIYEHRQLHLFYSGREHMHNNVLHLVIGKSLCYFSLYILCTAYILHFIPWLFKYPQIGSQVEIYSFAVPFLLSSIFFGMTLSIFVRERESSFLLFVFTSVIFLFISGITWPRYAMPEYWKWLGALIPSTWGIEGFVRMNTAGAGIYDVRHAYTMLWILTGVYFVTTCLVYRYQIWKDKKRGFSGVLDSGVD
- a CDS encoding ABC transporter permease, giving the protein MSERMEYQTGLWATIVRELKQLVSRPIYVLCMVGAPLFSCIFLLSLMHEGLPHKIPVAIVDHDHTSTSRNFIQQLGSQESVDVTYKLNSFTEARELMQSGDIFGFLIIPEDFEAKAIAGRQPEISFYTNDAYYIPASLLYKSFKTMSVLASGAVVRQVLLSAGAEESQIMAKLQPIATDMHALGNPWISYSVYLNNSFLPGLLQLMILLVTVFSIGSEMKRATSREWLRTADDSIIIAITGKLIPQTIIFFSMGLLYLSLLYGYLHFPMHNSIWHMIFAMFLLVVASQSFAVIIMCFAPSLRIGLSVGGLVGVLSLSIAGFSFPVPAMYLPFQAISYVLPVRHYFLIYVDQALNGIPLYYSRVHYVALILFAVASTPLLPRLKKALMRQVYVP
- a CDS encoding endonuclease, whose translation is MSCISRNCLLLVVLTCLFPFFVFAEIPAGYYDDAVGKSGEDLQKSLSTILNDATDVGYNGLWNLYKTTDRRSDGKVWDMYSDVTNYTFGTDQCGTYGVEGDCYNREHSVPKSWFSEQSPMKSDVWHVYPTDGKINGMRSNNPFGEVGSGASSSKNGFSQWGKCVTPGYSGTVFEPNDEYKGDFARTYFYFATRYQNRITNWGSIFVSNYPHIIDWQLNMLLRWHEQDPVSQKELDRNEAVYESRQGNRNPFIDYPELVDLIFGDSRNIPFMPDGGDAPYIEAPRNGSTVDMGIASVNSSSPVTVQLSVRGRNIESTVSVEVGGNDSECFSVNRRELTADEVNNGTTVELAYRSSVVGSHEAVLEISGGGLKSPIIVNLKGQAIDDFVALPAKDITKNSFVAVWTPKSEATDYELNVWYDDYSSSAPEKDILDVTFSSKPDSWTYEGYTAVESGKLRLGSGKDDGSAISPVVDLSADDVSITVEASPYKTTDNSVLYILVDDEPVDEISLPEGTVTKTIPFKGGTKSSKITFKAEKTHRVYLHSVKVKSGGGSTPVVLDGYPRRVGDVNEYMVSDLTPAVQYHYTVTPYIGEEAQSESNTISVSTWSAAVDDMEADRVLIFTSGNVLHILNAPMNAVASWYTMDGRLCGSRILHSEEVEWELPEGIYIVRVVSPSLQNTVRVHSSR
- a CDS encoding HlyD family secretion protein, which encodes MENLREKKERSLVVGLIALIVIIVVLALIGLFLLKPEPQIIQGQAEATQVRVSGKLPGRVVEFMVEEGQHVLAGDTLVHIHSSLVEAKLSQAEAMETVAKAQNKKVDSGTRVELLNSAYDMWQQAQAGLTIAKKTYERMQSLYKKGVVSEQKRDEAEAAYKAMVATESAAKSQYEMAKAGAQAEDKAAAAAMVAAAQGSVAEVESILSDSYLTAPTDGEIFDIFPNVGELVSLGAPIMNVLKLDDMWVSFNVREDLLENLTMGAEVQAIIPALENKEVTLKVFYIRDMGSYAVWRATKVTGQYDAKTFQVKARPVEPVDNLRPGMSVLLKRDKK